In Nymphaea colorata isolate Beijing-Zhang1983 chromosome 13, ASM883128v2, whole genome shotgun sequence, one DNA window encodes the following:
- the LOC116266997 gene encoding uncharacterized protein LOC116266997 encodes MGTTANGGSWCRKGLFDLLSWLLSCVFVMSLCWVLMKPRPFDMAYLFSSFHVLFNTTEQKQMPLPPPISGTNITGTSVIDFHDYLRCMSESGRWVYNATPRHIPWDYVAESYLDRCDQNHAGLKGKDAEQPFLTPQNWTVREGLKWVWRTNETCPTQPVNRDEFCKFIGRRGSLLVVGDSINHGLQWSIVNSLIKDPSAQVVVKDGYPVCNTCPGFRICGDVLGKDQEFNVAFIRNDRLSAVDRSRHEGGNFFEWPWTDYIEKWKVKILVLNRGAHYEADDIVLNALNSTFSYIKERHPELLVFFRNTPPGHLNCMKHNGPLEKRQNLSSADVYNWGNFQRQNHLVKGLVEKFGFIYVDAYAMLSFRADGHVHEQDCLHYCVPGPLDSVVELLYNIFKIIPRFS; translated from the exons atgGGCACTACTGCAAATGGTGGTTCCTGGTGCAGAAAAGGGCTGTTTGATCTCCTTTCATGGCTTCTCTCCTGTGTTTTCGTGATGAGTTTATGTTGGGTGCTCATGAAGCCGCGGCCCTTCGACATGGCCtatctgttttcttcttttcatgtcCTTTTCAACACCACAGAGCAGAAGCAGATGCCTCTGCCTCCTCCCATATCAGGCACCAACATTACAGGAACTTCTGTCATCGACTTCCATGACTATCTTCGTTGCATGAG TGAGTCGGGAAGGTGGGTATATAATGCAACTCCAAGGCACATTCCTTGGGACTATGTGGCAGAGAGCTACCTTGATCGTTGTGATCAGAACCACGCTGGTTTGAAAGGAAAGGATGCCGAACAACCCTTCCTCACTCCTCAAAATTGGACA GTAAGAGAAGGGCTGAAATGGGTTTGGCGAACAAACGAGACATGCCCGACCCAGCCTGTAAACAGAGATGAGTTCTGCAAGTTCATCGGTAGAAGGGGTAGTTTATTGGTTGTTGGTGACTCCATCAACCATGGACTCCAATGGTCGATTGTTAACAGCCTCATCAAGGATCCATCTGCCCAAGTAGTAGTCAAAGATGGATACCCCGTATGCAACACTTGCCCTGGATTCCGGATTTGCGGCGACGTGCTCGGAAAAGACCAAGAGTTCAATGTGGCATTCATCAGGAATGACCGGCTGTCGGCCGTTGATCGGAGTAGACATGAAGGGGGAAACTTCTTTGAATGGCCATGGACGGATTATATAGAGAAATGGAAGGTTAAGATCTTAGTTCTCAATAGAGGTGCTCACTATGAAGCAGATGACATAGTTCTAAATGCGCTGAATTCAACCTTCTCTTACATAAAGGAGCGGCATCCTGAATTGTTGGTGTTCTTCAGGAACACTCCACCTG GTCACCTGAACTGCATGAAGCACAATGGTCCACTGGAGAAGAGGCAGAACTTAAGCAGCGCCGATGTTTACAACTGGGGGAACTTCCAGAGGCAGAATCATCTTGTCAAGGGGCTAGTAGAAAAGTTTGGTTTTATTTATGTAGATGCATATGCTATGTTAAGCTTCAGAGCAGATGGGCATGTTCATGAGCAGGACTGTTTACATTACTGTGTACCTGGTCCTCTTGATTCAGTAGTTGAATTACTCTACAACATATTTAAAATCATTCCGCGCTTCAGCTAA
- the LOC116267088 gene encoding scarecrow-like protein 1, translating to MATFSYLNVPEKRKFIYGGSDQHHHEIYSQQFYPSSVVDEFDIRPNFHNPNDASMNELIFQYQNTARYQSLASSDSSDATQDLSNSSDSSIRRHLQNVSSPEISLILDTSLEDCDTGEIKKKLEEIERKLMYDDDDRNEFGEGQETCMDGEWAESIENLLLSDSPKESSSSSNLSGNKEASTAQVTSPLKCLHEVVTTPKEMLYKCAAAVSEGRLEEASKMINELRQMVSIEGDPIHRITSYMVEGLAARLANSGHGLYKALKCKEPPTSDRLSAMQILFEICPCFKFGFMAANGAIAEAFKDEKCVHIIDFDINQGTQYVTLIQALSTQQSSKQTRIRITGVDDPESVQREVGGLKIVGQRLEMLAKLVGVPFEFRAVPAKTCDVTPDMLDLHPGEEALVVNFAFQLHHMPDESVSTVNQRDHLLRMVKSLGPKLVTVVEQDVNANTAPFLTRFHEVYEYYSAVFTSLDVTMPRESPDRINVEKQCLAREIVNIVACEGEERIERYEVAGKWRARMMMAGFEPCPLSSYVNDTIKTHLHRSYCDRYKLKEDNGALYFGWEDKNLIVASAWR from the coding sequence ATGGCAACATTTTCTTACCTAAATGTTCCAGAGAAGAGAAAGTTCATTTATGGTGGATCAGATCAGCATCACCATGAGATTTACAGCCAACAGTTTTATCCTAGTTCTGTTGTAGATGAGTTTGATATACGACCCAACTTCCACAATCCGAATGATGCTTCTATGAATGAATTGATTTTTCAATATCAAAACACAGCTCGATATCAGTCTCTAGCTAGTTCTGATTCTTCTGATGCTACTCAAGACTTGTCTAATTCCTCAGATTCATCTATAAGGAGACATCTTCAAAATGTTTCCAGTCCAGAGATCAGCCTTATCTTGGACACAAGTTTGGAAGATTGTGATACGGGTGAAATTAAGAAGAagcttgaagaaattgaaagaaaattaatgtatgatgatgatgacagaAATGAGTTTGGTGAAGGACAGGAAACTTGTATGGATGGAGAATGGGCTGAATCAATTGAGAACCTTTTGCTGTCAGACTCCCCAAAAGAATCGTCCTCAAGTTCAAACCTCAGTGGCAATAAAGAAGCATCTACTGCTCAAGTCACCAGTCCTCTCAAGTGTTTGCATGAAGTAGTGACAACCCCGAAGGAGATGCTTTACAAGTGTGCAGCAGCAGTATCTGAAGGGAGACTTGAAGAAGCTTCTAAGATGATCAATGAACTGAGGCAGATGGTATCAATTGAAGGTGACCCTATACACAGAATTACATCTTACATGGTTGAAGGTCTTGCTGCTCGTCTTGCTAATTCTGGGCACGGCCTCTATAAAGCTCTCAAATGCAAAGAACCACCAACTTCAGATCGTCTCTCTGCCATGCAAATACTTTTCGAAATATGCCCATGTTTCAAGTTTGGATTCATGGCAGCAAATGGTGCGATTGCTGAAGCattcaaagatgaaaagtgtGTGCACATAATTGATTTTGACATAAATCAAGGAACCCAGTATGTAACTCTAATCCAGGCCCTCTCTACCCAGCAGAGCAGTAAGCAGACCCGTATTAGAATCACAGGTGTGGACGATCCTGAGTCTGTGCAGCGTGAAGTTGGTGGTTTGAAAATCGTAGGACAAAGACTCGAAATGCTTGCAAAGCTAGTGGGTGTGCCATTTGAATTTAGAGCTGTACCTGCTAAGACGTGTGATGTGACTCCAGACATGCTGGACCTTCATCCTGGGGAGGAGGCATTGGTGGTCAACTTTGCGTTTCAGCTTCATCACATGCCAGATGAGAGTGTCTCCACGGTGAATCAACGTGATCATCTTCTCCGGATGGTAAAGAGCCTGGGTCCAAAACTGGTGACGGTTGTGGAACAGGATGTGAATGCAAACACAGCACCCTTCTTGACTCGGTTCCATGAGGTGTACGAGTACTACTCTGCTGTGTTCACGTCATTAGATGTGACAATGCCGAGGGAAAGCCCTGACAGGATAAATGTGGAGAAGCAGTGCCTTGCACGTGAAATAGTAAACATAGTAGCGtgtgaaggagaagaaaggataGAGCGGTATGAAGTTGCCGGAAAATGGAGGGCACGAATGATGATGGCAGGATTTGAGCCATGTCCGCTGAGTAGTTATGTGAACGACACAATCAAGACACATCTGCATAGGTCTTACTGTGACAGATATAAATTAAAGGAAGATAATGGTGCTCTTTACTTTGGTTGGGAGGACAAGAACCTAATTGTAGCCTCAGCTTGGAGATGA
- the LOC116266627 gene encoding carboxyvinyl-carboxyphosphonate phosphorylmutase, chloroplastic-like: MAGILTLGAALRSKAGRSGAGLLAGRAAVISAAIGSENAFGRRSFCSNSSDSPAGRSTRIQQIIEKEGVALLPGCYDALSAAIVQKVGFSAGFISGYSVSAARLGKPDIGLMTPPEMAEAARTICSTVRDIPFIADADTGGGNSLNVQRTVKDLIAAGAAGCFLEDQAWPKKCGHMRGKQVIPAEEHASKIAAARDAIADSDFFLIARTDARAISEKYGLSEAISRANLYMEAGADACFVDAPRSDDELREIARRTNGFRVVNMIEGGVTPLHTQEELKEMGFHIILHSTTTLYTTARALMDMLQKMKESGSSKDHLDKLASFAEFNRLINLESYFEKEAHFAEYKNALEAQHQLKASSGAF; encoded by the exons atggccgGAATTCTCACATTGGGTGCCGCTCTGCGCTCGAAGGCCGGCAGAAGCGGCGCCGGACTGCTCGCGGGGCGTGCAGCAGTTATCTCCGCGGCCATCGGAAGCGAGAACGCTTTCGGCCGGCGGAGCTTCTGCTCGAACTCCTCCGACTCTCCGGCAGGAAGGTCGACCAGAATCCAGCAGATAATCGAGAAGGAGGGCGTCGCCTTGCTGCCGGGGTGCTACGATGCGCTGTCGGCTGCCATCGTTCAGAAGGTCGGCTTCAGCGCCGGCTTCATCTCCGGCTACTCCGTCTCCGCCGCCCGGCTCGGCAAGCCAGACATCGGCCTAATGAC GCCACCGGAGATGGCGGAAGCCGCTCGGACCATTTGCTCCACCGTCCGTGACATCCCCTTTATTGCAGACGCTG ACACTGGTGGAGGTAATTCTCTCAATGTGCAAAGGACTGTCAAGGATTTGATTGCAGCAGGTGCCGCCGGCTGCTTCCTTGAG gATCAAGCATGGCCAAAGAAATGTG GCCATATGCGAGGCAAACAG GTTATACCTGCAGAGGAGCATGCTTCAAAGATTGCTGCAGCAAGAGATGCAATAGCAGACTCAGATTTCTTCCTTATTGCCCGAACCGATGCAAGGGCAATATCAGAGAAATATGGTTTATCAGAAGCCATATCAAGGGCCAACCTTTATATGGAG GCTGGAGCTGATGCTTGCTTTGTTGATGCACCAAGGAGCGACGATGAGCTTAGAGAAATCGCTCGTCGAACCAATGGTTTTAGGGTTGTTAACATGATTGAAGGAGGTGTTACTCCATTGCATACACAAGAGGAGTTAAAAGAGATGGGCTTCCATATCATCTTGCACTCAACCACTACACTTTACACAACAGCCCGTGCTTTGATGGACATGCTGCAAAAGATGAAGGAGTCAGGATCAAGCAAAGACCATCTTGACAAGTTGGCTAGCTTTGCGGAATTCAATCGGTTGATCAATTTAGAGTCCTACTTTGAAAAAGAAGCTCACTTCGCCGAGTACAAGAATGCGCTTGAAGCTCAGCACCAATTGAAGGCCAGTAGCGGAGCATTCTAG